One window of the Anaeromyxobacter dehalogenans 2CP-C genome contains the following:
- a CDS encoding 4Fe-4S dicluster domain-containing protein, which produces MRWKARELGCVALAAAGAVAWAAMASAALVEREWRATWISVGAALACAAVATGLVVARRRGALDGAVPRRVLRAALASAVALALALVLPSDRSFPDKRVGAATPTTEYDASTQPGNDVLGKVERTRGGGSEDELTFTVYDVCSGKVAHRAARDGAPAPVAVEVTEPAVLAAQIKDEARALGAQVTGITALHPQFVFRKDNDGRPVELRHRFAIVIGTGLDYRLASPSAPLPWRDYYSAIPEEVAAVLSGRSDDPAVPIPAEVIQEYRDTLEFYAEGGRIAVHLAKAIRSLGYPARAHFGRWSEVQVVPLAIEAGLGEVGKNGMLINDRFGPRGSFAVVTTDIPLAVDRQRDLGVQEFCRVCNKCADACPVNAVPRGDAGAPAGGVSRWQVDGPKCWTYLKLNPKCMACTGACPFNKKDLLAHRWAQALIARKSVVANHLLVWLDDLLGYGRAALRLRDEARRALGEPAAAPPQAPDRPQAGGGASAPEARS; this is translated from the coding sequence GTGCGCTGGAAGGCTCGAGAGCTGGGATGCGTCGCGCTCGCCGCGGCGGGGGCGGTGGCCTGGGCAGCGATGGCCTCGGCGGCCCTGGTCGAGCGGGAGTGGCGCGCCACCTGGATCTCCGTCGGCGCGGCGCTCGCCTGCGCGGCGGTCGCGACGGGGCTGGTGGTGGCGCGCCGCCGCGGCGCGCTGGACGGGGCGGTGCCGCGCCGCGTGCTGCGCGCCGCGCTCGCGTCGGCGGTGGCGCTGGCGCTCGCGCTGGTGCTCCCGTCCGATCGCAGCTTCCCGGACAAGCGGGTGGGCGCCGCCACGCCGACGACCGAATACGACGCGTCCACGCAGCCCGGCAACGACGTCCTCGGCAAGGTCGAGCGGACGAGGGGCGGCGGGAGCGAGGACGAGCTCACCTTCACGGTGTACGACGTGTGCTCCGGCAAGGTCGCCCACCGCGCCGCGCGCGACGGCGCGCCGGCGCCGGTCGCGGTGGAGGTCACCGAGCCGGCCGTGCTGGCCGCGCAGATCAAGGACGAGGCCCGCGCGCTCGGCGCGCAGGTGACCGGGATCACCGCGCTCCACCCGCAGTTCGTGTTCCGCAAGGACAACGACGGCCGGCCCGTCGAGCTCCGCCACCGCTTCGCCATCGTCATCGGCACCGGCCTCGACTACCGGCTCGCGAGCCCGTCCGCGCCGCTGCCCTGGCGCGACTACTACAGCGCCATCCCGGAGGAGGTGGCGGCGGTCCTCTCCGGTCGCAGCGACGACCCCGCCGTTCCCATCCCTGCGGAGGTGATCCAGGAGTACCGCGACACGCTCGAGTTCTACGCGGAGGGCGGCCGGATCGCGGTGCACCTGGCGAAGGCCATCCGCAGCCTGGGCTACCCGGCGCGCGCGCACTTCGGCCGGTGGTCCGAGGTGCAGGTGGTCCCGCTCGCGATCGAAGCCGGGCTGGGGGAGGTGGGCAAGAACGGGATGCTCATCAACGACCGCTTCGGGCCGCGCGGCAGCTTCGCGGTGGTGACGACCGACATCCCGCTCGCCGTGGACCGGCAGCGCGATCTCGGGGTGCAGGAGTTCTGCCGCGTCTGCAACAAGTGCGCGGACGCCTGTCCGGTGAACGCGGTCCCGCGCGGCGACGCGGGCGCGCCGGCGGGCGGCGTCTCGCGCTGGCAGGTGGACGGCCCGAAGTGCTGGACGTACCTCAAGCTGAACCCGAAGTGCATGGCGTGCACCGGGGCCTGCCCCTTCAACAAGAAGGACCTGCTGGCGCACCGCTGGGCGCAGGCGCTCATCGCGCGCAAGTCGGTCGTCGCCAACCACCTCCTGGTGTGGCTCGACGACCTGCTCGGCTACGGCAGGGCCGCGCTCCGGCTGCGCGACGAGGCGCGCAGGGCGCTGGGCGAGCCCGCCGCGGCGCCGCCCCAGGCGCCGGATCGGCCGCAGGCGGGCGGCGGCGCCTCGGCGCCGGAGGCGCGGTCGTGA
- a CDS encoding sulfite exporter TauE/SafE family protein, protein MTLLGPLSSGFLLGLGTGPLCFIGCIPLALPFALPEAGAGPRRGAWGFLAKFLAGRLVAYSTVGVLTGLASSMAGPVQRRVVTVAWLALSVVLIVHGLGRGLPHRGACGAVARVARSRAFPFLLGLAAALSVCPPFLLAVAYAMDRSGQVVGGLAFFLAFFAATTLYVVPVALLGYLPRRDLWQRVGRGASVIAGIALLVQGVRELLA, encoded by the coding sequence ATGACCCTGCTCGGCCCGCTCTCCAGCGGCTTCCTGCTCGGGCTGGGCACGGGTCCGCTCTGCTTCATCGGGTGCATCCCGCTGGCGCTGCCCTTCGCGCTGCCGGAGGCGGGGGCCGGGCCGCGGCGCGGCGCCTGGGGGTTCCTGGCGAAGTTCCTGGCCGGCCGCCTGGTCGCGTACTCGACGGTCGGCGTGCTCACCGGCCTCGCGTCGTCGATGGCCGGGCCCGTGCAGCGCCGGGTGGTGACGGTGGCCTGGCTGGCGCTGAGCGTGGTGCTGATCGTGCACGGCCTCGGGCGCGGCCTGCCGCACCGCGGGGCGTGCGGCGCGGTCGCGCGCGTGGCGCGGTCGCGCGCGTTCCCCTTCCTGCTCGGGCTCGCCGCCGCGCTGTCGGTCTGCCCCCCGTTCCTGCTCGCGGTGGCCTACGCGATGGATCGCTCGGGGCAGGTGGTGGGCGGGCTCGCCTTCTTCCTCGCCTTCTTCGCCGCCACCACCCTCTACGTCGTGCCCGTCGCGCTGCTCGGCTACCTGCCGCGGCGCGACCTGTGGCAGCGCGTGGGGCGCGGCGCGTCGGTCATCGCGGGGATCGCGCTGCTGGTGCAGGGAGTGCGGGAGCTACTGGCGTAG
- a CDS encoding 4Fe-4S dicluster domain-containing protein, whose protein sequence is MTKTDRYVLWGIGAAWVLDLAVFILSDYHIYAFLLLFVVAAVGLAWWGLRFPVTAKLRRNAALSVSGFWTVALVLLFGPWPVPDKPDYIVGEVHRFSEMEHGFARGLTGVTGPNIAAGGLVYGDPADQGHMMSEWGWPPNFISGNPVSRALFGGTILMERLRGATTIGGEPANPLRYSWSNFEGEKRDKKLGWNSGDYLFGEVAKVMGTQKASYTPRENALMIKSLAAWLGSPKIAIAAVDPRWFYSHDLSTWGTPLPLKDAKDLKYVIQLFTDQDWTRVHNDSGTSWWSVSNSGQAYSTSAWIGIRMAQVLRDMGYTARVGFGGMNYENIETTVSVYSGIGEYGRLSDAVVPTAGGLRFKSATIFTDFPMDVGEPNVGWGITRMCANCDRCARACPVNAVPMGEPTVENGVNMWQVDKDKCTRFRTGNLNGNMCGACLAVCPYNKPDTPFHRVGNYIIRHSPIATYLFGNIHGVGLEDWLDFEYSSEAGPYNVSRPARWIQEDPGWKAKFPYQVGQYIYTERDRSKNEEWASGVDPKMGKVGLSYKGTTWGKIPDRLVDANGRNRNVHWDYEAGELPPNLPLPGKLLTPEEATRLLLEGKAFSGASYTPDAEVFPPRDPKYEKQKLSYEQAARMWAEEK, encoded by the coding sequence ATGACCAAGACGGACCGTTACGTCCTGTGGGGCATCGGCGCCGCGTGGGTCCTCGACCTCGCGGTCTTCATCCTGTCCGACTACCACATCTACGCCTTCCTGCTGCTGTTCGTGGTCGCGGCGGTCGGGCTCGCCTGGTGGGGGCTGCGCTTCCCGGTCACCGCGAAGCTGCGGAGGAACGCGGCGCTCTCCGTGAGCGGCTTCTGGACGGTGGCCCTGGTGCTGCTGTTCGGGCCCTGGCCGGTTCCGGACAAGCCCGACTACATCGTGGGCGAGGTCCACCGCTTCAGCGAGATGGAGCACGGCTTCGCCCGCGGCCTGACCGGAGTCACGGGTCCGAACATCGCGGCGGGCGGCCTCGTGTACGGCGACCCGGCCGATCAGGGCCACATGATGTCGGAGTGGGGCTGGCCGCCGAACTTCATCAGCGGCAACCCCGTGTCGCGTGCGCTGTTCGGCGGCACCATCCTCATGGAGCGTCTCCGCGGCGCGACCACCATCGGCGGCGAGCCAGCGAACCCGCTCCGGTACAGCTGGTCGAACTTCGAGGGCGAGAAGCGGGACAAGAAGCTCGGCTGGAACAGCGGCGACTACCTGTTCGGCGAGGTCGCCAAGGTCATGGGCACGCAGAAGGCGAGCTACACGCCTCGCGAGAACGCCCTCATGATCAAGTCGCTCGCGGCCTGGCTCGGCTCCCCGAAGATCGCCATCGCCGCGGTGGACCCGCGCTGGTTCTACTCGCACGACCTCAGCACCTGGGGCACGCCGCTGCCGCTGAAGGACGCGAAGGACCTGAAGTACGTCATCCAGCTCTTCACCGACCAGGACTGGACCCGCGTGCACAACGACTCGGGCACCTCCTGGTGGTCGGTGTCGAACAGCGGCCAGGCCTACTCCACCAGCGCCTGGATCGGCATCCGCATGGCGCAGGTGCTCCGGGACATGGGGTACACCGCCCGCGTCGGGTTCGGCGGCATGAACTACGAGAACATCGAGACCACCGTCTCGGTGTACAGCGGCATCGGCGAGTACGGCCGCCTCTCCGACGCGGTGGTTCCCACCGCCGGCGGTCTCCGCTTCAAGTCCGCCACCATCTTCACCGACTTTCCGATGGACGTCGGCGAGCCGAACGTCGGCTGGGGCATCACCCGCATGTGCGCGAACTGCGATCGCTGCGCCCGAGCGTGCCCGGTGAACGCCGTGCCGATGGGCGAGCCGACGGTCGAGAACGGCGTGAACATGTGGCAGGTGGACAAGGACAAGTGCACCCGGTTCCGGACCGGGAACCTGAACGGCAACATGTGCGGCGCCTGCCTGGCGGTGTGCCCGTACAACAAGCCCGACACACCGTTCCACCGCGTCGGGAACTACATCATCCGGCACAGCCCGATCGCCACCTACCTGTTCGGCAACATCCACGGCGTCGGCCTCGAGGACTGGCTCGACTTCGAGTACAGCTCCGAGGCCGGCCCCTACAACGTGAGCCGTCCGGCCCGCTGGATCCAGGAGGACCCCGGCTGGAAGGCCAAGTTCCCCTACCAGGTCGGCCAGTACATCTACACCGAGCGTGACCGCTCCAAGAACGAGGAGTGGGCGTCCGGGGTGGACCCGAAGATGGGGAAGGTCGGGCTCAGCTACAAGGGCACGACCTGGGGGAAGATCCCCGATCGCCTGGTGGACGCCAACGGCCGCAACCGCAACGTCCACTGGGACTACGAGGCGGGCGAGCTCCCGCCCAACCTGCCGCTGCCCGGGAAGCTGCTGACGCCGGAGGAGGCGACCCGCCTGCTGCTGGAGGGCAAGGCGTTCTCCGGCGCCTCCTACACGCCGGACGCCGAGGTCTTCCCGCCGCGCGATCCCAAGTACGAGAAGCAGAAGCTGTCCTACGAGCAGGCCGCCCGCATGTGGGCCGAGGAGAAGTGA